A stretch of DNA from Pseudonocardia hierapolitana:
GAGCCCACCGCCGTGGCCACGCCGTAGGCCAGCAGGAACACGCTGACCAGCGCACCGGAGATACCCGTGACGCCCTCGAGGAACGGCACGATGTAGGTCAGCGTCGAGTAGACCGATGCGAACACCAGGAACTGCAGGAACAGCATCGCGAGGACCCGGGGAGCGAACGCATACCTGGCCTGGTCGCCTGCGCCACTGGCGGCGCTGACGACCGACGGGAGCACGGCCAGCGCCGCGATCGACGTGAGCACTGCGAACACCACGATCCCGATGAACGTGCCCCGCCAGCCGAGCGACTGCCCCAACAGCGTGCCCAGCGGCACCCCCAGCGCGCCGGACACCGCGAACCCACCGAACACCACCGAGATCGCACGCCCCATCCGCTCCGGCCCGACGATCGTGATGCCCACCACGAACGCGACCGCGACGAACAGGCCACCCAGTGCGCCGGTGACCGCCCGCGCCGCGACGAACAGTCCGAAGTCGGCGGTCAGCACCGGAATCAGATTGCCCACGATGCACAGGACGAGAGCAGCGAGCAGGACCGTCCGCTTGTCCAGCTTGATCGTCAGTGCGGTCAGGACCGGGCCACCGATGGACACTCCCAGCGCGTACGCCGTCACCAGCGTCCCGGCAGCGGGAATCGAGACGTGCAGGTCATCGGCGATCACGTCCAGCACGCCGACCACGATGAGTTCGGCGGTGCCCAGCACGAACGTGCCGAGGAACAGCGTGGCCAACGCCAGGTTCGTCCTGCGCCGGCTCAGCGCCGATTGCTGGGTACTCATCTGAGCCTTCCTAGTGAGGTCTTCGCTGGTTCGTCTCGACGGAGATCGACCGACCGACCCGCCGCGGCGGGCGCAGGTCCCGTCGAGACCGTGACTCGGCGAAGATTGGACCTTGCGGTCCAGAGAAGGCTACCGGCGTGGGCTGGACTGTCAAGTCCAGTACGCGCGCCCCGCATCGTCGAGAACGCGGAACAGCTCGTCCGGGAGCGCGGCGTGGCCACGTCCGCGAGCCGGCGCCGGCGCGCCCGTCAGCACGCGGCCTGGGCCGGTGTGACCGGCACGAGCCGGCACGGCCCGCCGATGGAAGGCCGTGCCGCCTCTTCGCCGTGGCACGTGTTCGCGAGGTAGGACGCGATCGACAGGCGGGGACGCGTGACAAGATGCGCCGCCGCCGAACGGATCGCGAGCGGCAGGCCCCCGCAGAGCCGGAGGAGCTCATCGACGGCCTCGCGTTCCGCGCGAACACGCTCGTCCCCGAGCTCCTGGCGCAACACGCGGTATGAGTCCTCCCGCCGGAGCGGTCCGAGGGACACCCCATGTGCGCCCGGTGAGACGAACAGCTCCGTCAGTTCGTGTCGAGACGTGACGATCACCCCGCACTCACCGGATCCCGGCAGCACGGCGCGCACAGCGCTTGCGCTCGGCGCACCATCCAGCACCACGAGCAACCGTCGGCCCGCGGTCGCGCTGCGGAAGGCGGCGACGGCGTCCTCGAACCTGGACGGCACCGCGTCGGCCGGTACGCCGAGGGACCTCAGGAAGTACGCGACGACCTCCACGACCCGTCCCTCCACGTCGGTGTCGCCGCCGAGTTCTGCGTACAGCTGGCCGTCCGGGAATGCGCCGGAGAGCCGGTGCGCGGCGCGCACCGCGACCGTCGACTTCCCGATCCCTTCCGGTCCGTGCACGACCACCAACCTGGGCAGACCCTCGGGCTCAGCCGGATTCAACGCCTGGACGATCCGGGTGGTCTCTGCTGCTCGCCCGACGACGCCGCTGGTCGCCATCGGGAGCTGGCGCAGGTCAGGCCTTGCCGGGCCCGGCGACTCG
This window harbors:
- a CDS encoding MFS transporter, whose product is MSTQQSALSRRRTNLALATLFLGTFVLGTAELIVVGVLDVIADDLHVSIPAAGTLVTAYALGVSIGGPVLTALTIKLDKRTVLLAALVLCIVGNLIPVLTADFGLFVAARAVTGALGGLFVAVAFVVGITIVGPERMGRAISVVFGGFAVSGALGVPLGTLLGQSLGWRGTFIGIVVFAVLTSIAALAVLPSVVSAASGAGDQARYAFAPRVLAMLFLQFLVFASVYSTLTYIVPFLEGVTGISGALVSVFLLAYGVATAVGSIAGGRFADRNAARTLIVATIGTSVALLALYLVGAIAFLVALVMLAWGSFALGMVPSLQYRVVSLAGPGGALASSLPPSAANVGIAFGSVAGGMAIDSTTTASSVVIAGLVIAVISVPVAWATSFLKPPVVEGAPEPAGEASPTHEPA